The proteins below come from a single Miscanthus floridulus cultivar M001 chromosome 1, ASM1932011v1, whole genome shotgun sequence genomic window:
- the LOC136531007 gene encoding cytochrome P450 85A1-like, producing MALLLLLVAVLGVVLASSLLLRWNELRYSRRRGLPPGTMGWPHFGETTEFLKQGPSFMKQRRLRYGSLFRTHILGCPTVVCMEPELNRRTLASEGAGFVPGYPQSMLDILGPNNIAAVHGPLHRAMRGAMLALTRPHMIRAALLPKIDAFMRAHLHGWAGRRVDLQEMTKEMALLSALRQIAGISAGPLSDALKAELYTLVLGTFSLPINIPGTNYSKGLQARKKLVAMLRQMIADRRSSGCAQDDMLDALLRGNEGTRAKLSDDQIIDLLITLIYSGYETVSTTSMMAVKYLSDNPKALGQIRKEHLDIRKAKSPEDALDWNDYKSMTFTKAVIYETLRLATVVNGLLRKTTQDVEMNGYVIPKGWRIYVYTREINYDPFLYPEPMVFNPWRWLETNLESHPHFMLFGGGARMCPGKEVGTVEIATFLHYFVTRYRWEEEGNNTISKFPRVAAPNGLHIRVQDY from the exons ATGGCGCTGCTGTTGCTCCTGGTGGCCGTGCTCGGCGTGGTGCTGGCGAGCAGCCTGCTGCTGCGGTGGAACGAGCTGCGGTACAGCCGCCGCCGGGGCCTGCCGCCGGGCACAATGGGGTGGCCGCACTTCGGCGAGACCACCGAGTTCCTCAAGCAGGGGCCCAGCTTCATGAAGCAGAGGAGGCTCAG GTACGGGAGCCTGTTCCGGACGCACATCCTGGGCTGCCCCACGGTGGTGTGCATGGAGCCGGAGCTGAACcgccggacgctggccagcgagGGCGCCGGCTTCGTCCCGGGCTACCCGCAGTCCATGCTCGACATCCTGGGGCCCAACAACATCGCCGCCGTGCACGGCCCGCTCCACCGCGCCATGCGCGGCGCCATGCTCGCGCTCACGCGGCCCCACATGATCCGCGCCGCGCTCCTCCCCAAGATCGACGCCTTCATGCGCGCACACCTCCACGGCTGGGCCGGACGCCGCGTCGACCTCCAGgagatgaccaaggag ATGGCTTTGCTCTCAGCCCTCAGGCAGATTGCTGGCATCTCTGCTGGCCCACTCTCTGATGCCCTAAAGGCAGAGCTGTACACCCTTGTACTTGGCACCTTCTCCCTGCCAATCAACATCCCAGGAACCAACTACAGCAAAGGGCTCCAG GCAAGGAAGAAGCTTGTGGCAATGCTGCGGCAGATGATCGCAGACAGGAGGTCCTCTGGTTGCGCTCAAGATGACATGCTGGATGCGCTGTTAAGAGGCAATGAGGGTACCAGGGCGAAGCTCAGTGATGACCAGATCATTGACCTTCTTATCACCCTCATATACTCTGGGTATGAAACCGTGTCGACCACCTCGATGATGGCGGTGAAGTACCTATCGGACAATCCGAAAGCTCTTGGACAAATCAGG AAAGAGCATCTTGACATCAGGAAGGCAAAATCACCAGAGGATGCCCTTGACTGGAATGATTATAAGTCAATGACCTTCACCAAAGCT GTCATTTATGAGACTCTAAGACTAGCTACAGTTGTCAATGGGTTGCTGAGGAAAACTACCCAGGATGTAGAAATGAATG GGTATGTTATTCCAAAAGGCTGGAGAATTTATGTCTACACAAGGGAGATAAATTATGATCCATTCCTGTACCCGGAACCAATGGTTTTCAACCCATGGAGATGGCTG GAGACGAACCTGGAATCACATCCACACTTCATGTTGTTTGGAGGAGGTGCCCGGATGTGCCCAGGGAAGGAAGTAGGAACAGTTGAAATCGCAACTTTCCTTCACTATTTCGTGACGCGTTACAG ATGGGAGGAGGAGGGAAACAACACAATATCAAAGTTCCCCAGAGTGGCAGCTCCCAACGGGCTACATATCCGAGTTCAAGATTACTGA